In Carya illinoinensis cultivar Pawnee chromosome 10, C.illinoinensisPawnee_v1, whole genome shotgun sequence, one DNA window encodes the following:
- the LOC122278625 gene encoding UPF0481 protein At3g47200-like, with protein MINMISKKTPWSLGVTVSKSTCCVFKVPHTFIGNSYHPSVVSIGPYHHSKPQLMMIEEHKWRYLNYLLRRNPTKTLDDYLESIKLLEKDAREHYSEIIQFESPEFIEMMVLDGCFIIELFRKIKDQKLFEPNDPLATVGWVLPFLYRDFLLLENQIPFIILEKLFEISKMPSEEESSLSLLAMQFFNEAIALRRPHDFICRRSRDLKIWHLLDLNGVIEMPRLTLDEIMGSFLSNCVVFKQFHCDVSKHFTTYATFLDCLVESAKDVGYLRHHNIMDKNLGNDDEVVRFINQMGKGVVIDTNCYLSKLFENVDKNYRSCWNVQRAIFQRKYFDTPWSFISTLAAFVLLSLAIAQTFYTIYAYVHPNDGSPPSK; from the exons ATGATAAATATGATCTCTAAGAAGACCCCATGGTCACTGGGTGTAACCGTCAGCAAAAGCACATGTTGCGTCTTCAAAGTCCCCCATACGTTCATCGGCAACTCATATCATCCTTCTGTTGTCTCCATCGGGCCCTATCACCACAGCAAGCCGCAGCTCATGATGATTGAGGAGCACAAGTGGCGGTATCTCAACTACTTGCTCCGGAGAAACCCTACCAAGACCTTAGATGACTACTTGGAAAGCATAAAGCTACTTGAAAAGGATGCAAGGGAACACTATTCGGAGATCATTCAATTTGAAAGCCCTGAGTTCATCGAAATGATGGTTCTCGATGGCTGCTTTATAATAGAACTTTTTCGCAAGATTAAAGACCAGAAACTATTCGAGCCCAATGACCCTCTGGCCACCGTTGGTTGGGTATTACCATTTTTATATAGGGACTTCCTCCTGCTCGAGAATCAGATACCATTCATTATACTAGAAAAGTTATTTGAAATATCCAAAATGCCTAGCGAGGAGGAGTCTAGTTTGTCCTTGCTTGCTATGCAATTCTTCAACGAAGCTATCGCATTGCGAAGACCCCATGATTTCATATGCCGCCGGTCTCGTGATCTAAAAATCTGGCATTTACTCGACTTG AATGGTGTGATTGAGATGCCTCGTCTAACACTTGACGAAATCATGGGCTCTTTCCTGTCAAATTGTGTGGTATTCAAGCAGTTTCATTGCGACGTCTCCAAACACTTCACCACTTATGCAACCTTCTTGGACTGCCTCGTGGAAAGTGCCAAGGATGTTGGGTACCTACGCCACCACAACATTATGGATAAGAATCTTGGTAACGATGACGAGGTTGTGCGCTTCATCAACCAGATGGGAAAGGGCGTGGTGATTGATACGAATTGTTATTTGtccaagttgtttgagaatgtGGACAAGAATTATAGAAGTTGCTGGAACGTGCAACGGGCGATCTTCCAGCGTAAGTATTTTGACACTCCTTGGTCGTTCATTTCGACGTTGGCTGCGTTTGTGCTCTTATCGCTTGCAATTGCACAAACTTTCTACACCATCTATGCTTACGTGCATCCGAATGATGGGTCGCCTCCGTCAAAGTGA